In Ruania zhangjianzhongii, the following proteins share a genomic window:
- a CDS encoding small ribosomal subunit Rsm22 family protein, protein MHALPEALNRAVDAELAGYDRAALNRAARALSERYLADRPAQSPIVSDRLRAAAYLLTRMPATYAAARSAVDELAVTMPDWRPQRMVDLGAGTGAASWATVAALDTIESVHLVDYADSALDLATRLLTDAPVEVSAERRRLGRPAEAGFGANAPEADLAVAAYVLSELSAGEQSAVVTELTRSAPVILLLEPGTPAGYARILRVRDQLIGSGWRIAAPCPHQQACPLTGDDWCHMSVRLPRTIAHRQAKGGSRDFEDEKFSYLAATTLPTAPVGDRVLRHPQVRPGHVRLELCTTAGAQEQVTVSKKQGAHYRQARRVEWGQTW, encoded by the coding sequence GTGCACGCTCTGCCGGAGGCGCTCAACCGGGCGGTGGACGCTGAGCTGGCCGGGTATGACCGGGCGGCGCTGAACCGTGCCGCTCGGGCACTCAGCGAGCGCTACCTGGCCGATCGCCCGGCGCAGTCGCCGATCGTGTCCGACCGGCTGCGCGCGGCCGCCTACCTGCTCACCCGGATGCCGGCCACGTATGCCGCCGCTCGGTCCGCGGTGGATGAGCTGGCGGTGACCATGCCGGACTGGCGACCACAACGGATGGTGGACCTGGGGGCCGGGACCGGAGCCGCCAGCTGGGCCACCGTAGCCGCTCTGGACACGATCGAGTCGGTGCACCTGGTCGACTATGCCGACAGCGCTCTGGACCTGGCCACCCGGCTGCTCACCGACGCACCGGTGGAGGTGAGCGCTGAGCGCCGTCGGCTGGGCCGCCCGGCCGAGGCTGGGTTCGGCGCGAACGCACCGGAGGCGGATCTGGCAGTCGCCGCCTACGTGCTGAGCGAGCTCAGCGCCGGCGAGCAGTCCGCCGTCGTGACCGAGCTGACCCGCAGTGCCCCGGTGATCCTGCTCCTGGAGCCCGGCACGCCCGCGGGCTACGCCCGCATCCTGCGGGTCCGCGACCAGCTGATCGGTAGCGGCTGGCGGATCGCGGCACCGTGCCCGCATCAGCAGGCGTGCCCGCTCACCGGCGACGACTGGTGCCATATGAGCGTGCGTCTGCCACGCACGATTGCGCACCGGCAAGCCAAGGGTGGCAGCCGGGACTTCGAGGACGAGAAGTTCTCCTACCTTGCAGCCACCACACTGCCTACGGCCCCGGTCGGCGACCGCGTGCTCCGCCACCCGCAGGTGCGTCCTGGGCACGTGCGCCTGGAGCTGTGCACCACGGCCGGAGCACAGGAGCAGGTGACGGTCTCGAAGAAGCAGGGTGCCCACTACCGGCAGGCCCGCCGGGTCGAGTGGGGCCAGACCTGGTGA
- the map gene encoding type I methionyl aminopeptidase, whose amino-acid sequence MIELKTPTEIEEMRPAGAFVASVLTALEEAADVGVSLLDLDALAHRMIREAGATSCYIDYHPSFGASPFGKVLCTSVNDAVLHGLPHDYRLKDGDLLSVDFAVKIDGWVADAARSLIVGTAREADQLLIRATQEALAAAIDVAKVGNRLGDISATIGEVAEAYGYLVNTDFGGHGVGREMHGEPHVPNKGRGGRGMPLRPGLVIAIEPWFMAGTDKIFTDPDGWTLRSTDGSRGAHSEHTVAITADGPVVLTAAA is encoded by the coding sequence GTGATCGAACTGAAGACTCCGACGGAGATCGAGGAGATGCGTCCGGCCGGCGCTTTTGTCGCCAGCGTGCTCACGGCGCTCGAAGAGGCAGCCGACGTAGGGGTCAGCCTGCTCGACCTCGATGCGCTCGCCCACCGGATGATCCGGGAGGCGGGTGCCACGTCGTGCTACATCGACTATCACCCCTCCTTCGGGGCGAGCCCGTTCGGCAAGGTCCTCTGCACCTCGGTGAACGATGCGGTGCTGCACGGCCTGCCGCATGACTACCGGCTCAAAGATGGTGACCTGCTCTCCGTGGACTTCGCCGTCAAGATCGACGGATGGGTTGCAGACGCCGCGCGGAGCCTGATCGTCGGGACTGCCCGCGAGGCGGACCAGCTGCTGATCCGGGCAACCCAAGAGGCGCTGGCGGCCGCGATCGACGTGGCGAAGGTCGGCAACCGCCTCGGCGACATCTCCGCCACTATCGGGGAGGTAGCCGAGGCCTATGGCTACCTGGTGAACACCGACTTCGGCGGCCATGGCGTGGGCCGGGAGATGCACGGTGAACCGCATGTGCCGAACAAGGGCCGCGGAGGCCGCGGGATGCCGCTCCGGCCTGGTCTGGTGATCGCTATCGAGCCCTGGTTCATGGCCGGGACGGACAAGATCTTCACCGACCCGGACGGGTGGACCCTGCGCAGCACTGATGGATCCCGCGGCGCGCACAGCGAACACACGGTGGCGATCACCGCCGACGGCCCCGTGGTGCTCACCGCGGCCGCCTGA
- a CDS encoding pyridoxamine 5'-phosphate oxidase family protein, producing MLETPEEITAVQELMDRSHAGASGHLQDIVSGNRRLDAAGVLAATTGMKVLSLATVTAAGEPRISAVDGHFLHGAWTFGTDGGSVKARHLATRPAVSLAHVDGERCGIFAHGYAHQLLPADAGYAEMIAHWTAHYGSDPTTWGEDVRMYRAELTWLVGYVNAGD from the coding sequence ATGCTGGAGACACCTGAGGAGATCACCGCCGTGCAGGAACTCATGGACCGGTCCCACGCCGGTGCCAGCGGGCACCTGCAGGACATCGTGAGCGGCAACCGGCGTCTGGATGCGGCTGGCGTTCTCGCTGCCACGACCGGGATGAAGGTGCTCAGCCTGGCCACGGTCACCGCCGCCGGCGAACCGCGGATCAGCGCGGTCGACGGGCACTTCTTGCACGGCGCCTGGACCTTCGGTACCGATGGCGGCTCCGTCAAGGCACGGCACCTGGCGACCCGACCGGCGGTCAGCCTGGCGCACGTGGACGGCGAACGGTGCGGCATCTTCGCCCACGGCTACGCCCACCAACTGCTACCTGCCGATGCCGGATACGCCGAGATGATCGCGCACTGGACTGCTCATTACGGCTCCGACCCGACCACCTGGGGTGAGGACGTGCGGATGTACCGGGCCGAGCTGACCTGGCTGGTCGGCTACGTCAACGCGGGCGACTGA
- a CDS encoding (deoxy)nucleoside triphosphate pyrophosphohydrolase — protein MPSPRRLVVAGAIVDDLHRPNRLLAGRRSAPKSLAGQWEFAGGKVEPGEDPCDALHRELAEELGVRVTIGEPVLPAQGAEWPILHGHAMRIWFVQIVAGEPEPLADHDELRWLPVSDLYQVPWLEPDLPIVDAVSALVGAAR, from the coding sequence GTGCCTTCTCCTCGACGACTCGTAGTGGCCGGGGCGATCGTGGACGATCTGCACCGGCCGAACCGGCTGCTCGCAGGCCGCCGCAGTGCCCCGAAGTCGCTTGCCGGCCAGTGGGAGTTCGCCGGCGGCAAAGTGGAACCGGGAGAAGACCCCTGCGACGCGCTGCACCGCGAGCTCGCTGAGGAGCTCGGCGTGCGGGTGACGATCGGTGAGCCGGTCCTGCCCGCCCAGGGTGCGGAATGGCCGATCCTGCACGGGCACGCGATGCGGATCTGGTTCGTGCAGATCGTCGCCGGGGAGCCGGAGCCGCTGGCCGACCACGACGAGCTGCGCTGGCTACCGGTGAGCGACCTGTATCAGGTGCCGTGGCTGGAGCCCGATCTGCCGATCGTGGATGCCGTCAGCGCCCTGGTCGGCGCAGCCCGCTAG
- the xdhC gene encoding xanthine dehydrogenase accessory protein XdhC: MTALAHLRRSRLPGVLVTVAQVRGHSPRPAGAKMVVGAEQVWDTIGGGNLEAVVIDTAREMLRTGTSAPELLQVSLSDKAPLQFGVQCCGGEVTVLLDPVPVSGAVAIFGMGHVGLELARILARHEVDLTLVDSRAEQLADDRLAVLGDAVAQVQVRHEPLTPESAIADLPPGAHVLVMTHDHAEDLAICDAALRASHLGSIGLIGSSAKWARFTRTLTAEYEHERDELDRITTPIGRADIAGKEPAVIALSVAADLVVRLHHEAAPQPE, encoded by the coding sequence ATGACGGCGCTCGCGCACCTTCGCCGCAGCCGCCTGCCCGGCGTGCTGGTCACCGTGGCGCAGGTGCGTGGGCACTCGCCCCGGCCGGCCGGGGCGAAGATGGTGGTCGGTGCGGAGCAGGTGTGGGACACGATCGGCGGCGGCAACCTGGAAGCGGTAGTCATCGACACTGCTCGGGAGATGCTGCGTACCGGCACGAGCGCGCCCGAGCTGCTGCAGGTCTCGCTCTCGGACAAGGCACCGTTGCAGTTCGGCGTGCAGTGCTGTGGAGGTGAGGTGACTGTGCTGTTGGACCCGGTCCCGGTCTCCGGGGCAGTAGCGATCTTCGGGATGGGGCACGTGGGCCTGGAGCTGGCCCGGATCCTCGCCCGCCACGAGGTGGACCTGACCCTGGTGGACTCCCGTGCCGAACAGCTTGCCGATGACCGCCTGGCGGTGCTCGGTGATGCGGTGGCCCAGGTGCAGGTGCGGCACGAGCCGCTCACCCCCGAAAGCGCGATCGCCGATCTGCCGCCCGGTGCCCATGTACTGGTGATGACCCACGACCACGCCGAGGACCTGGCCATCTGCGACGCTGCGCTGCGCGCCAGCCACCTCGGCAGTATCGGACTGATCGGCTCCAGCGCGAAGTGGGCGCGGTTCACCCGCACGCTGACCGCCGAGTACGAGCACGAGCGCGACGAGCTGGACCGGATCACCACGCCGATCGGGAGGGCAGACATCGCCGGGAAGGAACCGGCGGTGATCGCCCTCAGTGTGGCGGCGGACCTGGTGGTCCGGCTGCACCACGAAGCGGCTCCGCAGCCAGAGTGA
- the xdhB gene encoding xanthine dehydrogenase molybdopterin binding subunit, with translation MSSLAERPDRPVVGTAQPHESAVSHVTGTALYTDDLVGRTKDVLHAYPVQAPHAHARIDSIGIDAAELVPGVVKVLTAADVPGLNDSNVHNDEPMFPAEVSYYGQAVCWVLGESLEAARLGAEAVQVSYTELPSIISLADAAEAEQFQGPVRHMERGDVDDAFASAPHVFEGKFEFAGQEHFYLETQAALAYLDESGQVFIQSSTQHPTGAQEIAAQVLDRDASTITVQSLRMGGGFGGKETQSNAYAGLAALGAVVTGRPVRVRLNRTQDITMTGKRHGFQIAWKIAFDDDGMIQAYWTDMVANGGWNIDLSIPVIDRAVIHADNAYFLPNADLTARIARNNITSQTAFRGFGGPQGMLGIEDALGRCAPLLGIPAHELRRRNLYQRGQTTPYEQVVDQAPRLQAVWEQVLRSGEFARREQEVAAFNAEHTDTKRGLAITPVKFGIAFGQGVMNQAGALVLVYKDGSVLVNHGGTEMGQGLHTKMLQVAATTLGVRMDTVRLAPTRTDKVPNTSATAASTGADLNGAAVKNACEQIRDRLAVVAGQLLGVHPNNICFSDSEVYPRGGPGTGVSWQEVVATAFTQQVQLHAAGYYRTSGLHWDREKMKGHPYKYFVHAAALVEVEVDGFTGAYRTRQVDIVYDAGDSLSPLVDLGQIEGGYVQGAGWLTLEDLRWDTSDGKSRGRLSTQAASTYKLPSFSEMPEVFNVEALTDAAEPGAVYGSKAVGEPPLPLAIAAREALRQAAAAFGPERLSLELGSPATPEQVFWAVQRARDAGAAVASGEQIAANGNVTTPHGEVLAVLPAAVVGTGPQDGHPLPDRGTAPVAERLTARAVAADERKEPSRA, from the coding sequence ATGAGCTCCCTCGCCGAACGGCCGGACCGGCCTGTGGTCGGGACGGCACAGCCTCACGAGAGCGCCGTGTCGCACGTGACCGGCACAGCGCTGTACACCGACGATCTCGTCGGCCGCACCAAGGACGTCCTGCACGCCTACCCGGTGCAGGCGCCGCATGCCCACGCACGCATCGACTCGATCGGCATCGACGCTGCCGAGCTGGTGCCCGGCGTGGTCAAGGTGCTCACCGCGGCCGATGTCCCCGGTCTCAACGATTCCAACGTCCACAACGATGAGCCGATGTTTCCGGCCGAGGTGAGCTACTACGGCCAGGCGGTGTGCTGGGTCCTCGGCGAGTCGCTCGAAGCGGCTCGGCTCGGCGCGGAGGCCGTGCAGGTCAGCTATACCGAGCTGCCCAGCATCATCAGCCTCGCGGACGCGGCCGAGGCGGAGCAGTTCCAGGGCCCGGTTCGGCACATGGAACGCGGCGACGTCGACGACGCATTCGCCAGTGCTCCGCACGTGTTCGAGGGCAAGTTCGAGTTCGCCGGGCAGGAGCACTTCTACCTGGAGACCCAGGCCGCACTGGCGTACCTGGACGAGTCCGGTCAGGTCTTCATCCAGAGCAGCACCCAGCACCCCACCGGGGCGCAGGAGATCGCGGCGCAGGTGCTCGATCGCGACGCCAGCACCATCACGGTGCAGAGCTTGCGGATGGGTGGAGGGTTCGGCGGGAAGGAGACCCAGTCGAATGCCTATGCAGGGCTGGCGGCCCTCGGTGCGGTCGTCACCGGTCGCCCGGTCCGGGTGCGGTTGAACCGGACTCAGGACATCACCATGACCGGGAAGCGCCATGGCTTCCAGATCGCGTGGAAGATCGCCTTCGACGATGACGGGATGATCCAGGCCTACTGGACCGACATGGTGGCCAATGGTGGTTGGAACATCGACCTGTCCATCCCGGTGATCGACCGCGCCGTCATCCACGCCGACAACGCCTATTTCCTGCCGAACGCGGATCTGACGGCGAGGATCGCGCGGAACAACATCACCTCGCAGACCGCGTTCCGTGGGTTCGGTGGCCCGCAGGGCATGCTCGGCATCGAGGACGCTCTCGGTCGCTGTGCCCCGCTGCTCGGCATCCCGGCCCACGAGCTACGCCGGCGCAACCTCTACCAGCGCGGGCAGACCACGCCGTACGAGCAGGTGGTGGACCAGGCGCCTCGGCTGCAGGCGGTCTGGGAGCAGGTGCTGCGCAGCGGCGAGTTCGCCCGCCGTGAGCAGGAGGTCGCCGCATTCAACGCCGAGCACACCGACACCAAGCGCGGCCTGGCGATCACCCCGGTGAAGTTCGGTATCGCCTTCGGTCAGGGAGTGATGAACCAGGCCGGCGCCTTGGTGCTCGTCTACAAGGACGGCTCTGTGCTGGTCAACCACGGCGGCACCGAGATGGGGCAGGGTCTACACACCAAGATGCTGCAGGTCGCTGCGACCACGCTCGGCGTCCGGATGGACACCGTGCGCCTGGCGCCCACCCGCACGGACAAGGTGCCGAACACCTCGGCCACCGCTGCGAGCACCGGCGCCGACCTGAACGGCGCCGCGGTGAAGAATGCCTGCGAGCAGATCCGGGACCGGCTCGCTGTCGTCGCCGGACAGCTGCTCGGTGTGCACCCGAACAACATCTGCTTCAGCGACTCCGAGGTCTACCCGCGTGGTGGCCCCGGTACCGGAGTGTCTTGGCAGGAGGTCGTCGCCACCGCCTTCACCCAGCAGGTGCAGCTGCACGCAGCCGGGTACTACCGGACCTCGGGTCTGCACTGGGACCGGGAGAAGATGAAGGGGCACCCGTACAAGTACTTCGTGCACGCGGCGGCCCTGGTCGAGGTCGAGGTGGACGGGTTCACCGGGGCGTACCGCACCCGTCAGGTGGACATCGTCTACGACGCCGGCGACTCGCTCTCCCCGCTGGTGGACCTCGGCCAGATCGAGGGCGGCTACGTACAGGGAGCCGGCTGGCTCACCCTGGAGGATCTGCGCTGGGATACCTCGGACGGGAAGTCCCGGGGCCGGCTGTCCACCCAGGCAGCCAGCACCTACAAGCTGCCGAGCTTCTCCGAGATGCCAGAGGTGTTCAACGTCGAGGCGTTGACCGATGCTGCCGAGCCGGGTGCGGTGTACGGCTCCAAGGCGGTGGGCGAACCGCCGCTGCCGCTGGCGATCGCCGCGCGGGAGGCGCTGCGTCAGGCCGCTGCCGCGTTCGGACCGGAGCGACTCAGCCTCGAGCTCGGCTCTCCAGCCACCCCGGAACAGGTCTTCTGGGCTGTGCAGCGGGCCCGCGACGCGGGCGCGGCCGTGGCCAGTGGTGAGCAGATCGCGGCCAACGGCAACGTGACCACACCCCACGGTGAGGTGCTCGCAGTACTGCCGGCCGCCGTCGTCGGTACTGGACCTCAGGACGGGCACCCCCTGCCTGACCGGGGCACTGCGCCGGTGGCTGAGCGGCTCACCGCCCGGGCCGTGGCCGCCGACGAGCGAAAAGAACCCAGCCGGGCCTAG